CGGCTGCGCCGCGCCGTAGCTCTTACCGCCTGCATCGGTGTATTTACCGTAGGCTGGGCTGGCCGGGTTTTTCGAGCTAAACAGAGGCTGCTGTGCGCCCATTCCGCCGCCCATCATTCGGCCCATCATGTAACCTGCCATCAGCGGCATCCAGAAGCTGCCGCTGCTTTGCGCCTGCGCCTGGTTTTCCGGAGCCATGCCCGCCTGAGCTGGCGTCTGCTGGCATTGGCCTTCGCCAAATTCGGCTACGCAATCTTCACGAGTTGCATATTTCGGTGCGGTACGTTCAGCTTCCTTGACCGCATTCGTGTAAGCGGTGGTGCACTCTGCTGCTTTGCTCGGGTTTGCGGCAGAGCAGTCGTCGGCGTTCTGATACAGAGAAACCGTCTCATCGCTTTGTTCACAACCGGCGAGCATAAATACGGCCGTAACGGCAAGGGCGACCGGCGTTAAATGGCGTGCGCTCCAGCTTTTGCGGAAGGAGGCGTGATTAATATTTTTTGTCCGTTTCATGTTTGTCTTCCTGGACCCAGTGGTATGCGTTTTGTTAACGCTCAGGATAGAGGATGAGTGGTGGAAAATGAAGCGAAGAGGGGCGGAAAGCAGGAGATCTTTACGTTGCCTTACGTTTAACGCTTCGCTTACCCGGCTGGATAAGCGAAGCGCGTACTACGCAAGACTGATTACTGGCGGAACGGATTGCTGCCGCTGGTACTGGTGGTGCGTGCTGATGCGGGTTTTGCTGCGGCGGTATTGCTATAGCCGTCAGCGCTGGCATCCTGCTGCGGGTTTTCCGGCGCGACGCTATCTGGTGAGGTTGGAATAGCTTTGCCCAATGTATTGTTGAGCGCAACCAGGTCCTGCTCGTTCAGCGTACCGAGTGCAGATTTGATGTTCAGTTCGTTAATCAGATAGTTATAACGCGCGCTGGAGAGCTGTTGTTTGGCGTTGTACAGCGTAGTGGTCGCATCCAACACATCAACGATGGTACGGGTACCAACCGAATAACCGGCTTCCATCGCATCCAATGAGCTCTGAGCGGAAACCACGGCCTGTTTGTAAGCGTTGATGCTACTGATCGATGCATTCACGTTGTTAAACGAGGAACGAACGGTCTGCACGACGCTACGGTGGGCGCTTTCCAACTGTTCGCTGGCACCAACGAAGTTGTATTGTGC
This Klebsiella sp. RHBSTW-00484 DNA region includes the following protein-coding sequences:
- a CDS encoding DUF1190 family protein → MKRTKNINHASFRKSWSARHLTPVALAVTAVFMLAGCEQSDETVSLYQNADDCSAANPSKAAECTTAYTNAVKEAERTAPKYATREDCVAEFGEGQCQQTPAQAGMAPENQAQAQSSGSFWMPLMAGYMMGRMMGGGMGAQQPLFSSKNPASPAYGKYTDAGGKSYGAAQPGRTMNVPKTAMAPKPATTNTVTRGGFGDSVAKQSTMQRSSASSSSSRSMGG